Sequence from the Camelus bactrianus isolate YW-2024 breed Bactrian camel chromosome 21, ASM4877302v1, whole genome shotgun sequence genome:
CCAGTGTAGTCACCCCCCGGGTGCCTGGGGGACAGCGGGGAAGGGGGCTCATCTCCTAACGCCCTCCTGGCCCCAGGAACCGCCGTGCACTAACTGATGGCAGAGGGCTCTTGGAATCTGCTCGTTCGATGCCCAGAAAGCAGGCAGCAGCTGATGAGACGGTGCGGTTATCCCGAGAAGGCTGCCGTCCAAGGCCGGGGGCATGACCAGAAAGAGGAGGGCCCTCCCCAGGAGGGAAGGTTGCAGGCCGACCTGTGTGCCCCTTTAATCCAGCCCTGGGCACCGGAGGCTGACCCCGACAGGCCAGCCCACCTGCTCAGCCACTGGAGGGTGCGGCGGGAGGGACAGTGGAGCAGGGAGCCCTTCTGCCCCCTCGCAGCCTCTCCTGGGCTCCCAGCTCTGCGAGCTCCTGTCaccctgctccccctgcccctctgtgCCCAGTGGGGACAACATTCTCTGCTCTGTCTGGTCTCTGACCTCTTCCTTGGCCCTGAAAAGTCCCAGGTAAAGTCTCTTTGACTAAGTTAAACCCTCTGCTGACACAGAAGGAAAAAGCCAAGCCTGATCTCGCAAGACCTTTAGTGGACACGCAGCGTGCATGAGGCCCCGCCCCACCGCGGCACATCCGTGACACCCGGGAAGAGgttaaaagttataaatatacATCTGAACAGCAGTTATGTACAGAACGCTTCCCCTCAGCAGACCTGTACCATCATGGACGTCACCATGCTGTCAAAGGCCCTGCAGAAAGAAACAGGTCAGTCAGGGAAGCAGCCCTAGCCGCCATCCCCTACCGGCAGAGACGTCAGTCTCCGGGGTCCAGATGAGTAACCTCGGCTGAGGCCAGGCTGCGTCCTGCCACACCAGGCAGTGGGAGTCTGAGCCTCCGGCCTCATTCCTGCACGCTTTCCCGTGGTGCTGCCCTGCCTGGGTCTCCAGGCAAGGCTGGGTCTCCAGGCAAGGCTGGGACCCAGAATGAGCCAGTGTCACCGCTGAGGGATGGCACCACAGGAAAGGCCTGGCTGGGGTCACCTGCTGGCTCCAGGGAGCCCCTCGGGAAGTTTCTGGGAACAGAGGGGATTCCCGGGAGGAGGGCTGGAGTGTGTGTACGTGAACACTCCTTTGGGAAGCATCCTTGTGAGGCTCAGTCTGTGTTTACCTGAAGGCTGCTGGGAAGATACCTGCAACCTCACTTCTTAAGCGTCCAAGTTCAACATCACAGACAAAATTGGGCTTTCTCCCAAAATGCTCTTGTCCACATGCCTGGGCCCTCACTGGGATCTGGGTAGGCGCCCGAGCACCTGCTGGGCGCACCTGGGAAGCCAGATGGGCGAGCCTTgtccctgccccactccccaaCTCCTCTCCGGTCTGTTTTACGTGTTGGAGATCCGTGCAGGAGTGTGTTTGGAAAAACAGGGTCTTGCTGCTTCAGAATGGCCGCCTCAGAAGAACAGCGCCTGTCGCTTGAAGAGgacttccctccccctccctcccttcagcaGGGCCCGCCCGGTGGTGGGGGGGGTCATATCCCACCTGGACTGAATGCGGTCCCCCGGGTTGTAGAAGGGGTTGCACATGACATCTGTGTAGGAGTTGTGCAGCTTCCGGAACATCTGAAACAAGAGCCAGCACCATGCTGCATCCACACGTGCACACGGCTGCTGCCACACACGTGGCCTCTCAGCATTTCAACGCCTGCGACCGCCGGCGCACCGCCCGCCCTGCACTCACGCTGCGGATCTCGTTGTCTCTCAGCGCCGTGTTGGAGGAGTCCACCACCATGACAAACTTGACCTTGGAGTTGGTCACGTAGCCGTATCTGCACAGCTGGTTAGGGAACACGCTCCTGACACAGGGGACCCGTGGCGGCCCGAAGGCACCTCGCCGTGCAGTGCACACGCGCAGAGGGCCATCTGTGCACGTGCCACAGCTCCTGAGCTGCTTTGGAGAAACATGACAACCAGCTGGGTCCATCCGCAGTGCCAGGACGACACGACCATGCCGGGTGTGTCTGGACACTTCATTGGGGCAGCTTCTGGTATTTAGTGGAGGAGCAAAGGGCAGCAGCTATAATGGCTCAAACCGCAGGGTGACCTGCCCTCTTTCTGAATCAATTCCTGCCTCAGGAATGTTAACTGCAAAACCAGAGTTTGCATGAATAAGGCAAATCCTAACTAAGGTGCCCAGACCTCTAAAGGCCACTATTTCTTGTGGAACAGTGGCTCCCGGGCATATGACACTGGGTGAGTTACGTTACTGCTTATGGGAACATCTTTGAATTCCATGGGTTTCGGGCCACTTGTCCCAAGAACTGGTCAAGATTTTACAGTGACTCATGGGGCTGGGCCTGATGGTGACATGAATGAACACCACCCGTTACTCAGGAGATGATGGCCCCTCTGAGAAGACACAGAGAGGAGTCCTCACAGGCATCAAGTGAGAGAGTCCCTAATTCTTCCACAAACCCAAGGGACAGGTGCAGACTGTCACAGTTCTCCAGGCAATTCAAGCCTGGCTATTCCCACTTTATCCtcctcattaaagaaaaaaagatgggaggTCCTAGCTGGCCTCGAGCTGCTCTAACTCCCCACTGGCCAAAAGCccacatcttttttcttttccaagtgaTGTGCCTAGATGCCTTCCAAGGGGATCTGCTGCTCCAGCGCACCCCCCAACTACAGGCAGAGCCCCCAATGCGAAGCCCTGCAGAGCGACCACCCGCTGCCAGGCGTGAGGATACACCTTGTAGTCCTCCGTGGGGTAGAGCAGGCCCAGGTAGAGCTCCCTCTGGTCCACCAGGGCCTTCCCCATTGCAGAGATCTTCTCATCCACCACGTCCAGGGATGTGTGCACCATGTAGTGGAACTTGAGCTCGCTCTCCGTGGGGACGCTGCGGATGTAAAGGGGGTAATTCTGCAAGAAAGGGTGACTTGGCTGAAGTGACAGGAGTCCACCCCATGTGCACTGACACAGGACCCTCAGGAGGGAGGAATGGCCAAGCGCCCACACGCTCTCACTCCCTAAAACCTGCTGCTCAATACTACAATCTGTCTTCAGAGAACCTGATCTAGTCTGAGGAGGTTCTCGCCCCTCTGCACAGGAGCATCACTGGGGTGGCCAGGAAGAGAGGACAGCTCTGAAAAGCAGGTCTGAGTGCAGCCTGACCACCAGCCCTGTCGGGTCACTCACTTTCCACGGCGGGGGGGCCCACTCCTAGCACGTGCTCTCCTCCCGCCCCGAAATACTGGCTGGTTCTCAATACCTGAGCTACTACAGTCTTGTCGCCTGGCAGAGGCACTGCCATGCTCCCGCTCTAAACCCTTCAAGGCTCGGCGCAGGCCTCCTTTCATCTCTCCACAGCCATTTCTGACCGACCTAACCCCGGAGTTAAGTGTCCTCCCCAGGCTCCCACAGGCCACAATTCACTGCTTCTGGCCAAAGCCTGGTGCCGCCCAGACACAGTGTACAAGACGTTGTCCCTGGCCTAATGGGGATGACATCGGGTGAAGGAGACAGTCCACAAATCCGACAACTGATGAACAACGTAGCACGTGCTAAGAGAGAAGCCAACAGGCCAAGAACCTGAGGAGAGGACCACTGCAGAAGCCTGGCCTTACAGAAGGCCCGGGAGGACACCAAGGCTTTGTGCAGTGGGAGCGTGTGGATGGCCACGCAGCTCAGTCTTAGGCTTCAGAAACAGTTTCCAGAGAAAATGGCACGTGTGGTGGCCAGTGAAGGGGATGGgcgtgggggaggaagggaggggtccAGGTGAGAGGCCCGGAGGTGAGAGAGCAGCGCCGGCCGGGGGCGGGGTGGCTACCAGTAATTCCGTTGGTTGAGAGGAGGGTGTCAGTGGTATGGGGAGGGGGGTCATTCAGAAGTGATCCTACGGCAATGAGAAGCCACTGAAGAGACTTTAGCCAAGGGTGAGCCACGGTCGGACCTCTGGCTGCTGAGCACAGATAAGGCTGTCAGTCGTCCGGGTGGGCGGAGCAGGATGGACAGAAGCTGGGGAGCAAGAACCAACAGAGCCCGCGGACAGACGGCTGGGCGGAGCGGAGGTCGGGACGGAAGGGGAGGATCCGGCCTGTGCCGGCGGCAGGTGCAGGTCTGGGCGGCGCCTCCCCCGGGCCCGCCCCTGGCCTCCTGGGCTCGGCGAAGCCCCCGGGCCCCCTCCGGAGCCCCCGGGgctgggaaggagaagaggaggggaggcGGAGAGCGAGGCTGGCGCCGGAGCGGCCCGCCCGCGTACGCACCTCCTTGGCGATCACCGCCACGCACACCGCCATCTTGGAAGCCCGGCCGACGCGTCACGTGACGGCAGCGCCAGTCACGCGGCCGGCCAGGCCCCGCCCACCTGTCTGTCTTCCGAGCGGCCCTGACCCCGCCCCTCCTATCACTCTGCTGGTCCGGCCCCGCCCCGTCGCCCGGCCGGAAGGGCCTCCCGCTTCGACGGCCCGGTTCCCGCGGCTCCGGGGCTCGGCGGCGCTCGGCGTGGTTGCCATGGCGGCGGTTGCTGCGGCGACGAGGTGGCAGCTGCTGCTGGTGCTGAGCGCCGCGGGGCTGGGGGTCACGCTTGCCCCGCAGCCGCCCAACATCCTGCTCCTGCTCATGGACGATGTGAGTGCGCGGCGGGCCGGGCCTCCGGAGGGCTGCGATCggccaggggtgggggcggcCAGGGGTGAGGGCTCGCGCCTGGCCCTGCCGGTCGCAGCCTGGCTCGTGGGTGAAGCCGAAGTGAGCTGGTCGTGTCCAGTGTCCAGCCAGGAGAAGACCCTCGCGCACTgttcccctccccgcccctcccgcgCTGGAAGGACGGAAgggcagccccgcccctcccgcgCTGCGATGCTGGCCGGGCGAGGACCAGCTCCCCTGCACCCCGGCGCACCcctgctgcctccactgctggGGGCTCACCCTGAAAgcctcttccctctgctctcGGTCCGCTGCCAGGGCACCCCTTCCACCTGCTCTTCCTGCGCTGTAGTCTTCTTGGTAAACAGGTCTTAGTAAATACAGCGCCAGCCTGAGTTCTGCGAGCCGTTCTAGCAAATTATCCAACTTTGAGGGGACTGTGGGAACCCCGACTTACAGGTGGCCTGGGACACGGggtggcatctgaagtggggtgGTCTTGTGGGGCTGAGCACTTGACCCGTGGTCTCTGATGCCGGGTCTGGGTACACAGGCTCAGAACAGAGCTGAGTTGCGGAAGTCCCAGCTGGTGCCCGGAGGCTGCAGAAGTGGTTGAGTGGTAACCCTCCCACACTTGGTGTCAGAAGTGCTGTGAGCAAAAATAGCTCGGAATTCCCCAAAAGACCAGCAGAGACACTCAGTAACCTTTGGACCGAGGCCACGAGCCTCACGTGGCTGCTGCTGGGCTGTCCTGGCTGGTCGGAATTGCGAGGTACTGGTACTGATTTCAAAGACCTCGTATGAGGAAAGGACAAAGTATCTCatgtaataatatttattattcaaataATTCTTTATCACAAAACATTAACAACATTCAGATGAGCCTGAATAGGCCGTGGAAACCCGCTGGTAATTGCAGCACCCAGGGATGACACAGACGCGCTGTCTTTAGTCAGAGCTTCGTCTGGACGCAGCAGCTTCCGGAGTGGGCTCTGCACCTCCTGTCCCGCCAGCCCGCCCTGACGGCCAGTCCAGAAACTTTGATTCATAACCAACGGCACGTGGTCTTGGGAGCGTTTGCTTCCTGTGCTGGTGTTCAGCCTTCTCAAGGCAGAGGTTCCCGGGCAGGAGGGCTACTTAAGTGTTTGAGTCATGGGGGGCTGCTGGTCAGCTGAGCACCCAGCCTCTCTGATTTCTGCCCCTCCTGCTTCTTTCCGAGGTGACAGTTCATCAGTGAGCTTTCACACTGCAGGTTTGCTGAGGTGGTAATGTTGTGGGTTTACGGGGCTAATTCAAACCCATCGTGTGCCTGCAACCCCCCGTTTCCCTCTGCCCAGTAACAGTTCTGCTCAGGCCCTGAGTGGCGGAGTGTGACCAGCCCTGGGCACGCCTTACTTCAGGGGGCAGACGCGGGGGCCCATCCTCCTGCAGGCCTGGGGTTGGGCCCAGAAACCTGGAACAGCGGGCTGGGAGGCCCCCATGCCAGGCCTCTTCTGTGCTGGTTCCTCCTTGTGGCTTTGGGACCCTTTGACAGCTGGGGCCCAGGGAAGTCAGGGAGACCACTGTTCTGCTCAGCATATGACAGGAAACACACTCAAATTGACTTTAGCAAAAGTGAGAACTGCAGCTGTCCTGAGTAGACAGGCTTCCGGCCACGGGATCCAAAGgtttccccctccacccccagctctgtGTCCTTACCGAGCCTGTAGCTTCAGGCCAGGCGGGAGGGGCGCTGCCCTGTTACAGCTCCTCAGTGCGCCCTCAGGCCCAGTGCAGACCCCTGGTAGACGCCAGCTCGTGGACTGGGTTTGGAAGACGCTGAGAAGCATTTCTGAATGAGCTGACTCAGCTCCATACTCCAAGGCTGATGGGTGATGGGGACGCAGGGGCAGAAGCTCCCTCCCTGGCACCCCTGCCTGGCCAGGCCCAAGCACCGTCTGTGTCTCAGTTCCTTACCTGTAAAACCGAGAAGCTGAAGCcgggctgcagggaggagggagcctgCATCCCCACAGTGGGCCTGTCCAGCCGGTGCGTCCGCCCTGGACCTCCAGACCCTTCCATGGTCTTGACAAGGACACACACAGGACCTGCGTTTCTTTCTAATAATCCCTCGTAGCAAGACGGTGTCTGCTCTGCTCCCAAGTCCTGAAGTTCCCACTAAGCAGAGGAGAGgctgagggcaggaaggagaCCGTAGCCCTGGGCCCAGCTGACCCTCGCTCCTCGTGCATGTGGACGGGGGTCACACGGGGGCCCCCACCCAGGCTGCTGTGGGGGGTGGTCTCGTTAAACCCTGATGACCCTGCAAGGTGGATGCTAGCATCCCTATTTTTATAGGTAAGAAAGCCAGTCGACAAGTAGCAGAATTTGATGGAGGAGAGCAGAGTTAACGCGGCAGGCCAGTGACTGCCGCCTCAGAAAGGCTCACCTGTAAGCAGGGGGGCCCTTGGCCAGCATCTGGGAACTTACATTTGGGGATTGTTCCCTGGCAAGACGGGCTCCCTTTGTCTAAACTGTTTATGTAAACATTAAGGTTTATGCTGAGCCCCGCCTTCCTTCTGGGAGGCGGGATCTGGGCGGTGCCCGGCAGCAGGTGCCCACCTGACTCTCTGCCGCTCCCGCCTAGGATGTGGGAAGAGGACAGCCCCCTGTGCCCGCGGCGGGGTGGAGCCTGCGGCCTCGGTGCCTCCGATCCCTCTTCCTACCCCATCGGCCGCACCTCTTTCCTGTTGTCACCAAATGGAAAAGCCATTTCAGTGACTTCAAAGCAATCCATCTCCAGAGGGACCAGGCAGCTGGAAGGGTCTTTGAGAGCAGACCGCACGGGCCAAGGGCACAGGCCCCGGTCAGCTCTCAGACCCGCGTGTCAGGATGGCCTAACTCTGGGAGACAGCCGAGGGAGACAGCCACATCCGGGGGTGCTTGGAGGTGGGGCTCCCCGAGAGGGCGCCCCGTGGTCTGCTGTCCGGTGCAGGGGACGTTCGTAGTTACAGCCAGACCACAGACCCACCTGGGACCCTCCCAGGCAAACCTGCACACGCAGTCCCCACACGTGGCCTGAGCTGCCAGACCTCATGAGGCCTGGCCAGCGCGTGCAGACTGTGCAGAGTCCGCCCGGGGTCTGCACAGCCCCTGGGTCAGCGCCTCGGTGTGCGGGGTCGGGTCGGACCTGTGTCTTCACACAGCCGAGATCTTCTGCGGGCTGGCCGTCTGCCTCGTGGAGGCCTGGCCTCCTTGTCCGTCTGTCTCATCTGTGtctctctcttataaggacactggtcgTGGGATTTAGGGCCACCCTGCCCATGTGACCTCTTCTTTGCAAAGTACGCCTGCATTCCCAATTAAAGTTATGTTCGCAGGCTCTGAGTGGACAAACTAGAAGAGGGCACCGTTATTCAGCCTGGTCCCGGCTGGACAGCGCAGTGCTGCTGACCATTGGTCAGTGACGGACACCTGGGGTGCCTGCTGTGGGGCGGCATGGTCGTGCGGTGTGGACACTCCCGCGGTGCCTGGGTGCCGTGCGGCCGGCGCTCTAGGCAGTGAGCTCAGAGAGGGGTGGCAGGTCTCACGGCCTTGCTGGGTTCGCCTCGTGGGGcctcactgctgtccttgactcTGAACTCGCGCGGCGGAGCCGGACGGCCTCTCTCTGTGCAGGAGATGCGACCGTGTGTCTGGTGGCTGATGCCCTGGGAGCACCGCCTGGCGGCTGGCCGCACACTGAGCTCACGCTCGGGCGCATGGGGCTCTGCGGCTCCGGCCGCGCGCTCTCTGCCTCCCGTCCCACCTCTGCGTGCTTCCTCCTGCAGATGGGGTGGGGCGACCTGGGGGTGTATGGAGAGCCTTCCCGAGAGACCCCGAATTTGGATCAGATGGCAGCGGAAGGGATGCTCTTCCCGAACTTCTACGCAGCCAACCCCCTGTGCTCGCCATGTAAGTCCGGTTTGGCTCAGGCCACCGGGGtgtgggggcctgggaggggggcgGCAGCCCTGACTCGGGTCTCGGCTCCACCGTTTCCTCCAAGTGCTAGAGGCTGGCAGGTGGGTGTGGCCTTTTCCGTTGGCCCCTGGCACGCGGGAGCACCGGGCTCCCTGCAGAGGAGTGGGATCATCAGAGGCCACCAAGAGCCTGGAGGCTGTGAGAATTTTTGAGGCAAAAGAGGCCTCCTTGGTGGCGGCTGTTCATTTATGGAGCAGAGTGCCAGGGCTGGTTCAGGAAAGGCACTTGGCTGGGGAGGTGGTTCTCAGCCTCGGGTGTGGGGGCCTCGCAGGTGGGGAGGTGGAGTGTCCCCCTGCCTCCAGGGAGAATCACTGATCTCGAAGACCAGGTGTAACCCCAGAGTGGCAGCCACGAGAGGGGTCCTGGGCTGTCCCGGGGAGCCAAGGAGAGTGGCGGTGGGGGGTGTGGGAGATGCCGAGCCGTGGGCTGTCCCCGTTCCGGGCTGCACGGTCTGTGCGGGGCCACGTGCCGCCCAGCTGTCCAGAGGCTGCGGGGACTCAGGGTGCCGCAGGGCCAGGGTCCTGATCCCACTCGTGTTTCTGTTGGGTCACTTCCGTGTAGCCAGGGCGGCTCTGCTCACCGGACGCCTGCCCATCCGCACCGGCTTCTACACCAGCAACGGGCACGCCAGGAATGGTAGGCGGTGCCCTCGGGCTGACGGGAGGGAGTTTGTCAGCTGCTCCCTCGGGTGACCTTGCCTCTCCCGAGCACACTCGTCACGCAGGGTCCGCAACTCCAGCTGGGGTATGACACACTATAAAACAGACTGCGGGGCTTCCATCCAAACCGTGTATTTTAGTCGAGTAGGGAAGAAGCAGGGATGGAGCCTGGCTCCCTCCTGGCCCCTTCCATGTCCCAGGGGTGGGGAGCATGGCCCGAGAGTCATGGTGCTGACTGGGAGGAGCGGCTGGAAGAGCACAGGGTGCCCCCGCCCAGGGCTGTGCCCCTTGACCCGTGTGTGGCTCACATGCTGCGTTGCCCTCCTAGCCTACACGCCGCAGGAGGTGGTGGGTGGCATCCCCGACTCGGAGCACCTGCTGCCGGAGCTGCTGAGGACGGCCGGCTACGCCAGCAAGATTGTGGGCAAATGGTGAGTCCCACTCGTGCCTGGCTGGGCGCGTCCGTGGAGGCTCCTCGCTGAACACTAACAAACTGGGGCCTCTCGGGCGGGAGGTAGAGTCCCTGAACTCCAGGTGCATTGAGACACCAAAGTGTTCCTGTGAAAGCTGGCGTGCCCGTGCCCACGGGACCTCACATCCCGAGGCTGGGGTGTCGGCTGCCACGCCATCAACAAAGGGGCCACGTTACTGCACACGTGCCAGCACAGGGCTCTGTCTGGTGGTGAAACGAAGaagcaggcagagggcagaggactGCTGTGTGGTGTGGAGTCATCGGGATCAAATGACCACTCTCGTGAAAGATCATGTCACTGCGCACGGTGTCGTGCTGTTTCTCATTTAGGAGTATTAAGCGGCTTCTCTTCTACTCCCTGGGCACAGCCCTAGAGGTCAGTGTGAAGGTCAGAcgtcctctctttcctctcccaagTGGTGGAGCCCTTGGAGACCAGCGAGCCCACTTCCTACAGGAAGCCCTCCTCGACTTTCCAGTCCTGATTGTCTCTCCTTTGCCCGCTCTGGTTCAGCCCCTCTTTCCTGAACCCCTCTGGCACTCACCAGCGTGGCCTTCTCAAGGGCGAGCACCTCATCTGTGCCCCCAGGGACCACTGCTCTGCACAGCTGACAGTCACAGCGACGAGGATTCCGCAGGAACCAAGGAAGGAGTCCCAGAGACTCCTGGTGATCTAGAGTCTGCAGAATGAGGACTTCCTCACTCCTGAGCCGGGTTGGGAGCTGTCCTGCCAAGCAGACGAGCTCGGAGGCTGTGGTGGCAGCAGGAGAGCAGGGCTGACCAGAGTGCGGGTCGTGGGAGCCTGCATGGCTCCAGCAGCAGCGGGAAGGCCTGGGGAGATGGTGGCAGGGGCCGGCCATGAGGCCCACCAGAGCCATGTCAGGGCTGTGCCCACGGAAGGAGGAGCCCCTGTGATGACCGGCGCTCTGCCCGGCCTGGCCTCCTGTTCACGGTCACTGACTCGGAGCAGCCATAGCAGGACTGGGAGCCTGTCCCCACGATGGGCTCAGAGCAGGGAAGGAGGCGGCAGGGCCTGGAAAAGCAGCCGGCCTGGACTCAGATGGGCCAGTGCTGGTGGACAGGCCAGGGGCAGCGCTCTGGGAGGCCTGTGGCAGAGGTCTCAGCCTCTCCTCAGCCGGCGGTGGGGGGGCAGTTCTCAGCGGGtcctgtccagggccacaggggTGTTGGCGGCTGTAGCTGTGACCGCCTGACCTCAGGCCCCGGCACCACGGATCTGGATTTCCTTGGCCTCACCGGGGCCTGGGCTGGCTGAAGCCTGGGCTCCCGCGAGGCTGCCCGAGTCCTGTGGCTCAGTGTGCTGTCCCTCAGCTCACCCGCGGGCAGCGCTGACCCACGGCTGCTCTGGGACCTGCACTGTGCACTGACAGCGGAACGTGAGCCGGACCTCCGGGGGGTCCTGTCTGCAGAGGCCCAGGAGCATCGTGCACAGCAGGCTGGGGGGCTTGGACTGCGGCCGGAGGGCGGGCACTGTGTGGGGGGCCGGCTGGGAGGCCTCTGTGGACAGGACTCAGGACAGTTTAGGGCCAGCTGAAACCGAGAGAGGCGTCACCAGCACCCAGACTCCGCGGCTGGTCAGTTCAGTTCTGGCCCCGTCTGGCCCAGCCTCCTCTGCTGTCCCATGCCGCATCCTCCCTGACTGAGTGGCCGAGCAGTGCAGGGTGCTCATGGTGACCTGGGCTCGACCTGACCCGGTGCAGAGCCTCCCTGTGCCACGGGGGGACACTGGCTGCAAGAGGCTTTCTGCAGACAGCCGCAGGGAACCTTTCTGCTTCTGGCCCTGAACCCCGTCCCTAAGCTGCACCTTCTCCAGAGGGAGGCTCCTGTTGTCGGGAGGGCCCAGTGTGAGGCGCTGCAGGGAAGGGGCCTGTGGGCGGGAGCATGGGGCAGGGGCTTCCGACAGGGGGCCTGGGTCTCGGGAACAGCTTGGGCTGTCACCCAGGGGGACAGGCACTTTGCCACGTTCTCTTGTTGCCCCTGCATCCCCACTCCTGCCTGGGGCACCTGCGCTCATGGGACCTGGCACTGTCCCAGCCTGGGACCCTCGGCCATCGCCCGGGTGGACCGAGCAGGGAGGGGCGCAGTCTCAGGGCGCCTGGGCTCAGCACCCTCTGGGCGCGGGCTGCGGGCTTGTCTCCTTCATCATCCTCTGAAGGTGAGGGTGCCTGCGCGGGTCCCTGAATTGTTCTGGGTTCTTGTTTCTAGGCACCTGGGCCATAGGCCTCAGTTCCACCCCCTGAAGCATGGATTTGACGAGTGGTTCGGGTCCCCCAACTGTCACTTTGGTCCTTACGACAACAAGGCCCGGCCCAACATCCCCGTGTACCGGGACTGGGAGATGGTCGGCAGGTAACAGGCTCCCACCCGCCGCCCCCCCGCGTCCCAGCGCCCGAGCTCTGCCCTGCTGCTCCCTGTCCTGCCGAGAGCGTGACCTCAGCACTCCCAGGAGCCATACCTGCGTGGGTTTCTGAATGGAGCCACGGACACTCAGAACAAGGCGTGTCACTCAGCTTCTGGCTGCGGCCCCGTCAGCCCGTGGCGGCGGGTCGTGTGccaggccgggggtgggggtgtcgCTCGGATGGCCAAAGGGGCCTGCCCTTGCTCTGAGGGGCCCTCTGAGGGGCCGAGGCTGCAGGCCCCGCCTGGTCTGGCCCACGGGCAGCTGTGGGTGGGGCCTTGGTCTTTCTTGAGTTTTGTTTGACTTaagttccctttctttcttccttttttttttttattgttttcattttggtgGAAGCTTGTTACAGGTCCGTGGACCACAGAGCCAGGCCAGCCTTGCTGAGCTGTAGCTCGCACAGCACGGCTCCCCCTTCCGGATAGGCAGCCCCTGTCTCCTAGCGCCAGCCGCCGCCCCAGTCCTAGAAAGTCCACGGAGAGGCCCCCTGTTGTTAGTTTGCACCCCTTCCTCGCCGCCTGCCTGTGCCTGCACAGGGGGCCCGTCCTTCCCCCCGGCATTGGGGTCTCCGTGGCGCCAGCCTCAGCCCACCTTGTCCTGGGCGGGCAGTGGCCTCGGGGCTGTGTGTGCTTCCGGTTTGGTTCAGGACAGGAGTGCTTCCATCTCTTTCAAACCAGGCCCGTGACTTTGCCTGTGAAGTCGGGGGAGGGGCTTTCCGGCCTCAAAGTCTGATTTCTGCCAGGTCTGTGCTGTTTTCAGATATTACGAAGAATTCCCAATTAACCTGAGGACTGGGGAAGCCAACCTTACGCAGATCTACGTCCAGGTAAGGGCGGCGGTGCTGGGCGGGCTGTAGCGGGGCGGTGGGCCCCGGGCCCGGGAGACACCGTCCTTCTCCCCAGGAGGCGCTGGATTTCATCAAGGGGCAGCAGGCCGCTCGCCGCCCCTTCTTTCTCTACTGGGCCGTCGACGCCACACACGCACCTGTTTACGCCTCCAGGCCCTTCCTGGGCTCCAGCCAGCGTGGGCGGTGAGTCCTTGGTCACAGGGACCTGGACCCCAGGGGGCTCAGCTGGGCTTGAGTACCTCCCGGGCAGGGCCCTCGGTACCGTCACAACTTGTAGACAGAGACCGAGCGTTGGCGCCTCTGTGAGGCAGTGGAAGGAGGTCTGAGAACCTGCCTGCGAAGGCCCCACCTTTGTGGGTCAGCGATCTGCTCCCCTCGGCCCCCACTGAACCCCgggtcctccccctccccacaggtACGGGGACGCGGTCCGGGAGATTGACGCCGGCA
This genomic interval carries:
- the GALNS gene encoding N-acetylgalactosamine-6-sulfatase isoform X5, translated to MAAVAAATRWQLLLVLSAAGLGVTLAPQPPNILLLLMDDMGWGDLGVYGEPSRETPNLDQMAAEGMLFPNFYAANPLCSPSRAALLTGRLPIRTGFYTSNGHARNAYTPQEVVGGIPDSEHLLPELLRTAGYASKIVGKWHLGHRPQFHPLKHGFDEWFGSPNCHFGPYDNKARPNIPVYRDWEMVGRYYEEFPINLRTGEANLTQIYVQEALDFIKGQQAARRPFFLYWAVDATHAPVYASRPFLGSSQRGRYGDAVREIDAGIGRVLRLLQDLGVAENTFVFFTSDNGAALISAPKQGLDLTTAAPGHLPGEPSPGVVNLNLRPDSGWSFISTTVSVPQNSSSPTSDGPGREPGGQTCPEGGSNGPFLCGKQTTFEGGMREPAIAWWPGRIPAGQVSHQLGSIMDLFTTSLSVAGLEPPSDRAIDGLDLLPAMLQGRLMDRPIFYYRGNTLMAVTLGQYKAHFWTWTNSWEEFRQAR
- the GALNS gene encoding N-acetylgalactosamine-6-sulfatase isoform X3, with protein sequence MAAVAAATRWQLLLVLSAAGLGVTLAPQPPNILLLLMDDMGWGDLGVYGEPSRETPNLDQMAAEGMLFPNFYAANPLCSPSRAALLTGRLPIRTGFYTSNGHARNAYTPQEVVGGIPDSEHLLPELLRTAGYASKIVGKWHLGHRPQFHPLKHGFDEWFGSPNCHFGPYDNKARPNIPVYRDWEMVGRYYEEFPINLRTGEANLTQIYVQEALDFIKGQQAARRPFFLYWAVDATHAPVYASRPFLGSSQRGRYGDAVREIDAGIGRVLRLLQDLGVAENTFVFFTSDNGAALISAPKQGGSNGPFLCGKQTTFEGGMREPAIAWWPGRIPAGQVSHQLGSIMDLFTTSLSVAGLEPPSDRAIDGLDLLPAMLQGRLMDRPIFYYRGNTLMAVTLGQYKAHFWTWTNSWEEFRQGVDFCPGQNISGVTTHTQEEHTKLPLIFHLGRDPGERYPLSVASTEYLDALHRITSVVQQHQETLVPGQPQLNVCNQAVMNWAPPGCEKLGKCLEPPESVPEKCSWPH
- the GALNS gene encoding N-acetylgalactosamine-6-sulfatase isoform X4; this encodes MAAVAAATRWQLLLVLSAAGLGVTLAPQPPNILLLLMDDMGWGDLGVYGEPSRETPNLDQMAAEGMLFPNFYAANPLCSPSRAALLTGRLPIRTGFYTSNGHARNAYTPQEVVGGIPDSEHLLPELLRTAGYASKIVGKWHLGHRPQFHPLKHGFDEWFGSPNCHFGPYDNKARPNIPVYRDWEMVGRYYEEFPINLRTGEANLTQIYVQEALDFIKGQQAARRPFFLYWAVDATHAPVYASRPFLGSSQRGRYGDAVREIDAGIGRVLRLLQDLGVAENTFVFFTSDNGAALISAPKQGLDLTTAAPGHLPGEPSPGVVNLNLRPDSGWSFISTTVSVPQNSSSPTSDGPGREPGGQTCPEGGSNGPFLCGKQTTFEGGMREPAIAWWPGRIPAGQVSHQLGSIMDLFTTSLSVAGLEPPSDRAIDGLDLLPAMLQGRLMDRPIFYYRGNTLMAVTLGQYKAHFWTWTNSWEEFRQVPQPQPSQRLGLQTQEQLAHVPQVEGRPFK